The Lodderomyces beijingensis strain CBS 14171 genome assembly, chromosome: 4 nucleotide sequence gagttgttgagtttggTCGACGACATTTACGAAAGTGACGAAAAGAGTGCCCATCTCGTGACGTGTGAGATTTTCGCTGGGGTCTTGTGGGCGTCCAAATTTACCGCTCCCGAGTACTTGGACGAGCGTGACAAGTTTGTCGTTTCGCATTTGAGGAAAATCTTGAATTCTGATATCGCACCTGGCACACAAGCCACATGGAACGTGTTTGCCGTGTGGGTGCCGTCCAATTGCGACATCCGGAGATTTTCCAGTGTCATGGCTGAGTTTTTGGATTTCAGGCCCAATCCAAAATCAGACTCGGCGTTTAGTGAATCGGCCCGCTTGGGTTACATACGGGCTATTATCGCTTCTCTCTCGTGGAGATTGGCAGATCCAGACAAGTATTTGGACTTGTGTTTGAAGAATATCAGCCACCGGTATAATGCTGTGAGAAAGGAAATTGGTGCGCTCATGGCAAATTTGTCCTCGACATACTATGTTGAATCAGTTTGTGACAGCAGGacatttttggaaaactgtAACCAGAAGCAGAACTTGATGCTATACGGCAGCGGcgaccaccagcaccaccataATAGTATCCTAGCGCAATTGCCAAACTTGTTTAGGACCACAGAAGCGAGACGCCAAGAAGTGGCCCATTTACTTCCGCAAGAAATATTGACCTCGGACTACATCTACACGGCGACAACGTTATTGTTTTGGTTGAGACAAGAACTCAGCACCAACGCAAACATTTTCCTTCAAGAATACGTGCCCGAGTTTATTGTTCCGTTTTTGCTtgagttgatcaacatGAAGGAAGTGTGTCAGTTGGGCAAGATCGACCCCGTCACGGTTCTCAAGAAGGTGTCTCAAATCTCCTACACCAAGGAGTTTTTGAGCAGCATTGTTTCGATGTTGAACTGTTGCTTCAAGAGGGATTTGAATGTTGTTCAAACAATTGTTATGGGCGAGTTTATGGAGACAATATACTTTAgaaacttgttcaagttgacaaGAGTGCAGCGGGAAAGCATCATTGATGTGATCAAGTCCCAATTGGTGCACAAGCATTTAGAGGTTCGCGAGGCTGCCGCTGCCACCTTGACGGGTTTGATCCACATGCTGCCGGTTGAGGATATTAAGGTGGTTATTCAAAAATTCATAACATCTTTCACCGGGCAATTGGACAAAGTGCGCCGTTTTTACAAAAAGAAGGGCAATTTTAAGAATATGGAACAGCAGGACGTTGTGAAGTTGCACGGTGCGGTCTTGGGTTTGGGTTCGCTTGTGCATGCATTCTCATTTGCATCGCCCCCACCAGAATGGGTCCCGCAGGTCTTGACTACTTTGGCCAACAAAGCCACTGGTCTTCCTGGCATCGTGGGTAAAACTGCCAAGGAAACACTTGGTAAATTTAGGAAAGATAGACAGGATACGTGGCACGTTGACAGTAATATTTTTGACACAGAGCAAATTCAGGATCTTGAAGGAGTCCTCTGGAGGAGCTACTTTGTATAGAatcatgaaaaaaaaaaaaaaaaaagaaaaagaacaaagagccaaaaaaaaaaaaaaaaggtttaTAGATTAGGTCATGTCATGTTACTTATCTCGAATAGAAAATCGGAGAACCCAATCGTGGCAGTTCCCGAGAGACTCTTGTCgtactttttgaaaatgtcagTTAGTTTCCGCAAGTACACCAAAAGCTCGATAAAGGAGTCGAATTTGAGTCTCCCCACTTGTCCGTCGTCCTTGACACtgtatttggaaaacaagtGAAGCACTAGATCAATGTCCAACTTGTAGCCAATCTGCTCGAGGATTTTCTGAAACTCACCAAATGAGATGTCGCCCGATTTGTTTGAATCTGCTTGGATAAACAACTTCTTATAAGCCGAGAGGTACTTCCAAAGCGAAACAAATTGTTCGAAATTTAgcgacttgttggaatTGTAAGACGGGgttgacgacgacgacgatgaggatGCGTCGTTTCTATTTGTGAATAAGTTGAGCATGAGCTTGATGGTTGATTCCTGGAACCTTGTGTGGTCGAAATTCAAGAGCGCATAGGACAATTCCTTAGCTGAGATTTTGCCACTTTTATTCACAtccactttttcaaagacgCTTCGCAATTCAATTCCTAGCTTCTGCTTCGACGTGAGGCTTTTATCAGTGGCTAGTGATTCTTTTGATCTATTTGAAGGTTTGGAACTGTGAATAGGGGGAGAGTGTATTGTTTGCtgcgatgatgatgatgatggtggtggtggtttcttGCTCACGCCGCTTGGTTCCTGCTGCATTGGATCAAACTGCTGCGGATTAGTGATCTGGCCCGATTGCAGATAACTCTGGTACTGTCGGTTCAACAGTTGGGATGCTTGTGGATTGTATGCTCCGGGGTGAGCGGGCGGCAGCTGGCTGTATGAGGGTTGCATATGTAGCGGTGGTTGCGGTTGTGGCATTGGCTGGTAAacatgttgttgttgcggtggtggtggttgttgttggtatAACGGCTGCGGAGAtacctgctgctgctgctgttggtggtggtggtggtgatggtgtcgttgctgttgttgctgttggcgAGAGTAATCGGGATTAGGTGCCGGCTGGTATTGATATTGGGGCTGTTGCTGCGGTATCACATGGCCAGGAGGTTGTTGAAACGTCTGCGAGCCTGTTCTGCTTGACACTTGTTGTGGCGGTGGTCTATAACTTATTTTCTGACCGTTCAAGCTTTGCTGTTGGTCTTgatactgctgctgctgcggtttcttgtttccatgctggtgttgatgctgctgaTAAGGCGTGGGCATTTGAGGCAAGTCATTcatttttccctttttcctttttttttttttttgtttgtttcaatGAGTAAAAGATCGGAACTGAAGATATATATGCAAGAGTTGATTTGTGATTGAGTGAATCTAGATATTGCGAGAAAAGTCGAGATTCAAGTCTTTAGGGTGATTGaccttgttttttgtttaccGTGTGTATAAAAGCAAGGTGGTAAGCAGGTCAAGACTATGCTTTTGGTGTAAGTTTTGAGAATCAACATCAAATTGCACAGGACTGCCAAAATGTGTTTATTAGCAATAGCTGGCAGGTTTGCACGACCCGGCTTCATCCGCCTGCCACGACCACTATGGCAATCCCACGCCTCAGCTCAAACCACTATGGCAGTCCCAAGTTCAGACTAACGAGATTTCAGGAACCAGCTGCCAGTGGGTTCAAGCAAAGACGCACCTACATCTTGTCCGCAAATTGTACCGCAAATTGCACGAAAAGGAAAGCTATTACAAATAATCGTTAATTTACATTTTGTATAAATCTCCCTCAAACCTaatctcttcttctgaagCCGCCTCTTCTGACTGGACCACCCCTGCCCGGTCTTGGTCTCTCAGCTGGAGCATTCTTCAATCTGGTCAATGGCAAGATTCCTTCTGGAATGTTCAACTCGGTTCTCAAGTAGTCCAACCCTTCGTCGGTCAAggtgtagtagtagtattGCCATGAGAATTGGGTCTTGACGTATCCTTTACTGGTCAATGATTGCAAAGCCTTGATGACGTAAAGGTTCCTGGTGTCAATCTCCTCGTGTTTTGGCAAGTCGAAATCCTTTTTGGCAACGACAACACCCTCTGTATAATTGTTAGTATTTTCTTCAGAAAAATGGTTGTGAGTGAGAATGGGGGAGATATGCACTCGGACGACGACCATTCTGAAccaaaacgaaaaaaaaaatgggaaAACGGTTTGGAGATGCAGAATCAAGCTTGCGTTGAATTATGTGGATTGTAAAAATCTCGTTCATCCCACTAGcatcatcaagttgaatgaaTTTAATAGATTATTTTGCGGGTTTGcgcttttttgtttgtgaGATGAATGATTGGGAGAATCCATAAAGTGCTCTCAACGGTTCAGCTAAAAGCTCCAATTTCGACAAAGAGCTTCGAAAGCTGAATCTTGGTTCCTTGTCTCTGTATGTTTTCGcggattttttttttctttctttcgttCTCCATTTTTCATGTAATCGTCCTTATTCAGCCGGTCGTGAGTTGCTGTTCCTCCTTTCGTTTTCATTGAAACATACCTTGGAAGAGGTATTGGTGGATCTTCTTTCTGTCTTCTTTAGGAATGAGcatgctgttgttgttcgATGTGTGTATCACCAAGTCGCTTCAAGGAGAACTGTGTGATTTTTCACCCGTCTATCAAATTTTTCGTTTTCGGGCTTGGGAGACGAGGAGGAGCCAGAGTGAGAGTGTAGCAAGAGGATCGCGACTCTCTGTGAGAGCTTTGGTACTTGTGCTACCACTTGTTTAGTCACGTGGATTGCACGTGCATTTGTAGATGATGAAAATAAGGCACAAAAGATATAGCTTCGCGCACGAGCACGTTTTCGGGTTATAGCCCTAATTTTTGGCAACCatcaaatcatcaaatCACCACCTTATCCACCCGCCATCCACATCTACTAGCCATTTCGTGAGCACGGTTCCATTCGTTTTACAGAGCTCAAAGAAGTGTATGAAAGAGTAGTTGATCTCGATGTTTGATCGATCCTTTTcagtttttcttctcttttcactcattaaaaaaatataaTACACAATTTATACACGTTCATGTCTGGGTCTGCCAAAGTTCTTCAAGAATCCACCCAAGGACtccttttgctctttttcttcaacgtcaTCCAAGGATTGCTCTCTAGTCAACTCGTGGTCtctcaagaagaagccgCAAAGAATCATTGGTGCAACAAAACATATACAAACAATCATCAAGATTCTTTGAACTTCTCCGTAAGCATGGACGGCACCTTCTCTCTCGGGAGTACCCCATGCGTATTGGGCAGCAAACGTGTAGGGGCTCTTGTAGACGCTTGACGCGAGCTCGGGGCTAAGATGCTCAGCCAATTTGGTGTATAATGTTTGCGACCAAATAGCTCCTGCAACCGAGGAGCCGACTGCGTAACCAACCCGGTAAAGGGTGTACAAGGCGGAAGTAACCACCGCCATGTGTTCGTGGCTCACGCAACTTTGTGCGCTGACGGTGATGGGGTAAGTGAAAAACCCGGTACCGATACCCATGACAACCATAGCACCAATGATCCCCGAGTGGGCACTCAATGTGGATCTGTAGTGGTACATTAACCCAAAAGCCACCATCCACAAGGAACAACccaagatgatgaatgGCTTCAAATGACGGAAGTAGgcaacaaacaaaccaaagaGGAAACCACAAACGACGGAGGCAAAGGATGAAATGCTGGAGATCCTCGTAGCGGATTTCATCGACTCATTCACGGCAACAATTAAGACCGTGTACAAAAACGAAGCTTCAACTGCATAGACAAAGTCGAAAAGGAAGGAGATGACTGCTCCTGACCAGATACCGCGGTCCTTCatcaatggcaatggcaatatTGGGTGCTTGGCGAAATACTCCCAGAGGCAAAACACGGGGATGAGgacaccaccaacgactATAGGTGCAATAATGTTTCCCTGCTTCCATTTCTCATTGACACCGCCAGCAAGAGTTAATGGAATCAACAAGCAACCCAAGGAGACAAccatcaagatcaaaccAATGACATCCAATCTCCAGAACAAGTACTTGATAAAGCCAACAAAGCCCAATTCCTGGAATTTGGTCTCTCTTTGCTTGAATGCTTTCCAAGCCTCAGTTTTACCGGCCAACCATCTCATGTGGATCATGCAGCAGACAAATGGGATGCAAGCCAAGGGAAGGATGAACGCCCACATACCGATACCCCATTTCCAATTGGTTCCCACGGCAGTGGTGACGTCACCTGAGATCcaagtgttgatgatgaatggGAACGAGGGACAAAGCGAAAAGTACAATCTCCATCTCAAACTGGAGAAATCCGACAAGATGAAAAGCAACACCATGATGATACCACTGTAGCCGATCTGGTACAAGACAGCACCGGCAACGTAGGCATTGATCGTGGGCGACTGGCACTCGATGATTGTGCCGACAACGTAAAACAATACAGCTACAataaacaactccaaccgGCCAAAGACATCTGACAATCTTGCGTAAACGGGCTGGGCGGCGGCCGCGGTAAGCGCAGTAATGGCGTTGACTGTAGTCAACAAGGAGTGTTCACTCCACGAAGCAGTAGCGTAAGCAGTGTAGATGTATCTGGTTTGCGAGTCCAACCCATAAGCGTAACCAACCAAGAACGCGGAGAATAGCAAGACCACTTTGTACCAGAATGTATGTTTCCATTGCTCAGCCAAAATTTCagctttttcaacaccaatcGATTTTtctgcttcaacttctcttTCCAACTCGTGATTCCTGGTGGAATCTTCATAGATGGCTTTTTCGTCTCTCGACGAAGAACTTTGAGAATCCATGCTTGGTTGATCGTGATGCGGACAAGCAAGTGAGTCAAGCGGGGGATTTGACCTTCATTTTATATATCTCGGGCGAGCATACGGGGGGCGGTCCGTTAACCACGGTGAGATGAGGACAATTCAATGAAGTTGGCAAGCTTATCAGAGTCAACCGCTGTACATAAATGataggaaaaagaaaagtgtttcttttttttgtctctggcgcaaaaaaagcaaaaaatcTTGGTTCATGAGTTGCGATCTTGAaggaaagggggggggggggtgcTTTCAAACTTGAGTTCTAGTGGCAGGACCACTTGTATTTCAAGCTTCTAGGTGTTTGCAATTGGAACTGCTTTGGTGAGGTTCAGACCCGTCATCAAGTTCGCTAACCTCGGtgaaaggaaaggaaaggaaaggaaaaaatgTCGTAAGGCGATTTTTGATATCACGCAACCGATCAAGATGGTTATGGCCCTGGCTTGACTTAGCCCTCTGCCTGAACGCTTGTCGGTATAAGTATGAGAAATTCTCCGATTCCAATTCGGGATGCCTTTTCGAAATTTACtctcaagaaaaaaaaaagtcctAGACACAAAAACCTACTGGCATATATCGTAAGTGCAACCGAATTAGACCAACGAGAGATGTCATCTCGTCAAATTCCGTTTGCTCAAACACCCCAGTTGTGTAAGAAGCTCTAGGAGAGGTCAAGTTCGACAATCAAAGTCTTTCTCAAGCCATGTTTTCCTCCTCCAGATTgctagaaaaaaaaagtctctGCAATGGATTCATCGGCAAAGATTGATCAGATAAgatttgatgaaaaagataACGTCAGCAAATAtaattttttctctttttcttttcttttttttggatttaATAAGCAAACAACCATGCATATGTGAAATTTCGAGCAGACGACGAAAAGTTGTTACaccttgaagaaaagaaaaccatgGCAAAAGCACATCTGCATTTAATAAACGTCGCTtaattttggaaaaagtgaGTATGTGTgtgggagagagagagagaccgCATTGAGAAGTAAATGCGACTCTCGGAAATCGATACTTTTTTGTTAATCTATTCCATCAGATATTATGGTTTTGCGAAATGACAGAACAAAGGTTTGAAAAGGGATAGGCATACGAAGAGCAGTCTAGCTCGATCCGGGGAATTGTTCCGGTGCCTGTGGTTTTTAAAAGTCAAGTGGAGAGGCGGGATGTGTCAAAAAAAGCACAAGCACAGCTTCAGGTGTCAGAGTCTGAGCATTTTACAAAAGTGCAAGACTCAGCCAATCATGGCCGGTCGAGAAAATGATCGGTGATTCAAGAAAACCCGGCTAGATTGCTTCGGACTTGTGtgtgggtgtttttttttttgttttttttcatttctcCGTACAAGGTTAGAAGTGACGTGTATGCCAATTCTGATCCAGACGCCTTGGAGCAGAATGAGCTATATATGTGCCCATTTGTGTGTGGAAATGCTGCAGGAGAGACAAAACACCGTTGAGCTCGGCGTTGGATATGGACGATGGGGCTGGAGGCTAGAGGGAGCAACTCTGTTTTCAGCCTCCACCTCAATTGCCTACCTTATGTGAGGTTTTTTCGCGGGCTTTACTCGCGTTTGGCGCAGTCGCCGCCAGAAAGTTTCAGCAGGGACACAGGGGCCAGCCTAGCGTCGTTTCGCATTTACCCGCGATCAAAAGGAAGGAAAGCACTCGCAGTTGTCGAGTGTGGAAACTTCACCTCCATTTGCGGGTGGGAAATTCGGTGGTACTCTCCATTTAACAACATTTGCTCCTGAGAGCTTGAAACCTTAGCGTGCAAACGCATGGGCGATGCTACAAGAAAACACATCGAAGACTCCTTCGATATGGGAATGGCGTCGTAAATGGTTGGCTGTTGAATTGTGTCAAAGCAATCAAGGGCTATTTAGTGCAATATGCGAACCTGGATACGATATCCAGGCACCCGATACCGATCATCGATGCTAGATTGGCCCGTCCTTtgctcttccttttttttcatctgtTCTGTTTTGGCACGAGCGTTGGTTCGAGCCTCGTGGAAGTGaagcgaaaaaaaacaaaaaaaaaaaaaacagaggataaaaaaaaagagagagccCAAAAGTCCGCCATGTAGATTGcaattgcttcttcttctccaaagTGATGATATTCGCCAGCATCAGACGCATTTTCCAGTCATTCAGGacggaggaagaagagaggCTATACTCCAGAGCtgcttttttcaacctaCTAGGGTTCCTAGGGTCGTGTGTGTTGTTTTCCTTTGTGGCCCAGCGGTTGTCTCGATATCCGCGCGAGCTTGCTCAGATTGCTAGAGCCGATGCGTTGATCAGGGCGATTCAACAGTGATATGCCATGCCATTCGAATCGTGTCATTTGCAAACAATCTAACTAAACTATTAATACAGGAATATGATATAGCGGGAAACAAGCCAATGacaatataaaaaaaaaaaaaaaaaaacaatttaATCTACCATCctctttcatttttttttcttttttgttcgtgattttttttttggtttttttttttggttttggttttggttttggttttatGTCTAGTTC carries:
- a CDS encoding 40S ribosomal protein eS10, with product MLIPKEDRKKIHQYLFQEGVVVAKKDFDLPKHEEIDTRNLYVIKALQSLTSKGYVKTQFSWQYYYYTLTDEGLDYLRTELNIPEGILPLTRLKNAPAERPRPGRGGPVRRGGFRRRD